The nucleotide sequence AAGTCAATATTTTCATAGATTTAATTGACAATTGATATATTGTAATCAATAATTATAATTAATGATTTTTAAGTTAAGTTTATTATGGAAGGAATGATACAAATGAACAATTACAATTTTATAAAAGTAGCCTCGGCTTCTCCTTTAACAAATGTTACTGATATAGAATTCAATATAAATAATATTAAAAAATGTATAAACTCATCAGTTGAAAAGGGATGTAAACTCATAGTATTCCCGGAGTTAAGTATAACTTCATATACCTGTGCCGACTTATTCTGCTCTCAGTTACTACTGGATAAATCCATTGATGCTGTCAAATCATTATGCGATTTTTCAATAAATAAGGATATACTTATAGCTGTAGGAGCCCCATTGAAATATAATTCCTGTTTATACAATTGTGCATATATAATATTTGAAGGGAAGATTCTTGGTATAATTCCTAAAAGTTATATTCCAAATTACACTGAATTCTATGAAAAGAGATGGTTTACAGAAGGCTTAGGGTTGATAAATAAAGAAGTGCACTTTACATTCCAAGGAAACATACCATTTGGAACAAATCTAATATTTACATACAATGATTTTAAATTTGGATTTGAAGTATGTGAGGATGTATGGGTAACTATACCTCCAAGTTCATATCTAAGCCTCATGGGAGCAAATATAATATCAAATTTATCAGCTTCAAATGAACTTGTCAGCAAAGCTGAATATAGAAAAGAACTCATTAAAAATCAAAGTGCACGCTGTATGGCTGCTTACATATATTCATCTACAGGTGTCTTTGAATCAAGTACAGATTTAGTCTTTAGTGGCCATTTAATTACTTGTGAGAATGGAACTATACTCAATGAAAATACCAGATTTCAAAGGGAAAACCAAATTCAAACTTCTATACTAGATATAGACAGATTAAATAATGAAAGATTAAAGAATGTAAGTTTCAGAGACAATTCTAAATTCATACCCTTTGAAACACATGAGATTAAATTTTCATTTAAAAATACTGACTGCAAAACCTTTGATAGATTCGTTGACAAACATCCTTTTGTACCTTCAAATGAAACTAAAAGAGAACTGCACTGCAGAGAAATTTTCAATATTCAAACTTCAGGACTTGCAAAAAGAATATCACATACACATTTAAACACAGCAGTTATTGGTATATCAGGAGGACTTGACTCTACCTTAGCCCTTTTAGTTATAGTTAAAACCTTCGATATCTTAAAGCTTCCAAAAGAAAATATAATAACAGTTACAATGCCTGGTTTTGGAACTACAGATAGAACTTATAACAATGCAGTAAATTTATGTAAGATGCTTGGTACAAAATTTAGAGAAATAAATATAGTGCCTGCATGTCTGCAGCATTTTAAAGACATAAATCACCCTGCTGAAAAGTTTGATGTAACCTATGAAAATGTTCAGGCGCGAGAAAGAACACAAATTTTAATGGATATAGCTAATAAGGAAGGTGGTCTTGTTATAGGAACTGGTGACCTATCTGAAGTGGCCCTTGGCTGGTCTACATATAATGGTGACCATATGTCAATGTATGGGGTAAACTGTTCAGTACCTAAGACACTTGTTAGATATCTAGTATCCTATGTAGCACAAAAAGAAGTGAGCAAGGAGATATCCGATATATTAATGGATATTTTAGATACACCGGTTAGTCCTGAACTCCTTCCTAAGGATAAGGATGGAAAAATTGCTCAAAAAACAGAGGATATAGTTGGTCCATATGAGCTTCACGATTTCTTCTTATATCACTTTATAAGAAATTCGACTAAACCTGGAAAAATATTATTTCTGGCTTATCATGCATTTAAAGATGATTATGATAAAGATACTATAAATAAATGGTTTGACAAGTTCATAAAGAGATTTTTCACACAACAATTTAAACGTTCTGCAATTCCTGATGGGCCAAAAGTTGGAAGCGTAAGTCTTTCACCAAGAGGCGATTGGAGAATGCCTTCAGATGCAAGCTACAACTTATGGATTCAGAATTCATAAATTGCATATATTACGTATTAAGCATTGATCATAGATATATGGGGCTATAAGGACAAACTAGCCTTATACGTAGTAGGAGTGCAATAACAAAACTCAGCACGTTAAAAAGTTTTAACAGTTCTAAGCTTGTATTTTGGAAATTTAAGCAGATTATATAAACTCGCGAAGCTCAAACATATATAATCTACTAAAATTTTCTAAAATACTCCGCTAAGAACTGTAAAAAAACTTTTTAAATGTGCTTTCATTTTGTTATTGCACCCCTGCGTATAAGTCCAGTTTGTCCTTATAAGTTATATACTTAAATCAATAAATGCTTTATATACTAATAAAAGTATATAAATAATTATATAACTTATGTAAACTTGATAAATATTATTTCTCCTTTAAGGGTTTATGGCGATAACCATATTGATTTATACTATAATTGTGGTTTTAGATATCTGTTAAATAATAAAGGTTTGTATTAAGTTAAAGTGTGTGGTTTATTTTTTGAATCTTTTTATTACAAATTCAGTT is from Clostridium fermenticellae and encodes:
- a CDS encoding NAD(+) synthase, encoding MNNYNFIKVASASPLTNVTDIEFNINNIKKCINSSVEKGCKLIVFPELSITSYTCADLFCSQLLLDKSIDAVKSLCDFSINKDILIAVGAPLKYNSCLYNCAYIIFEGKILGIIPKSYIPNYTEFYEKRWFTEGLGLINKEVHFTFQGNIPFGTNLIFTYNDFKFGFEVCEDVWVTIPPSSYLSLMGANIISNLSASNELVSKAEYRKELIKNQSARCMAAYIYSSTGVFESSTDLVFSGHLITCENGTILNENTRFQRENQIQTSILDIDRLNNERLKNVSFRDNSKFIPFETHEIKFSFKNTDCKTFDRFVDKHPFVPSNETKRELHCREIFNIQTSGLAKRISHTHLNTAVIGISGGLDSTLALLVIVKTFDILKLPKENIITVTMPGFGTTDRTYNNAVNLCKMLGTKFREINIVPACLQHFKDINHPAEKFDVTYENVQARERTQILMDIANKEGGLVIGTGDLSEVALGWSTYNGDHMSMYGVNCSVPKTLVRYLVSYVAQKEVSKEISDILMDILDTPVSPELLPKDKDGKIAQKTEDIVGPYELHDFFLYHFIRNSTKPGKILFLAYHAFKDDYDKDTINKWFDKFIKRFFTQQFKRSAIPDGPKVGSVSLSPRGDWRMPSDASYNLWIQNS